The stretch of DNA GCGGTGGAACCGGCCGGGCCGAGCTGGAGCAGCACCGGTGACTTGACCGGGCCCGCGTCGATCAGCAGGCCGGCGAGCCTGACGCCGTCCACGTCCTCGGTGCGCAGCGCCGTGACGCCGTTGTCGGGCACGATGGTGGCCAGGCCCAGGCCCAGCACCACGGTGTCCGGGCGGGTCACGTCGATGGTCTGGTCCACGTGGTAGACCCCGGGCGTGAAGAGCAGGTTGAGGCCCTGGGCCAGCGCGGCGTTGATGGTCGCGGCGGTGGCGCCGGGCTTGACCACATAGAACTGGCTCAGCGGCAGCGAGCTGCCCGGGGTGGCGCCGTTCGCCCAGGAGGTGCCGACCGCGTCGGTGCGCTTGGCGGGCACGAACACCCGGTAGTTGCCGGCCGGGTCGAGGTAGAGGTAGGGCTTCTCCCGGGAGACCGGGGTGCTGGGCAGCGTGGTGTAGGGCGGGTTGGGGAAGCTCTGCGCGGGCGCGCCCTGGACACCGGAGAAGGTCTGGTTCCAGACGCCGTTGCTGAACCCGCCGATCGCACTGTCCCGGGTGTACCACTGCTGCTGCGAGTAGTTGCCCACCTGGCCGTCGACCTTGGAGTCGGCGATGTACCCGCCGCTGGCCCAACCGTAGCCGTTGGGTGCCAGGTTGAGGCCGCCCTTGATGTGCATCCGGCGCAGCGGCGCGGCCTGGGCCACCGCCCAGCGGTCGGTGCCGCTGACCGGGTTGAGTGCGAGGTTCTCGGCGGAGCGCCAGAAGTTCTGGGTGGCGTTGCCGTTGAACCAGCCCGCGTCCACGGTCAGGTCGCCGTTGATCAGGGTGTCGTCGGGGTTGAGGCCGAGGCCCGCCACGGAGGTGTAGAAGCCGATCTGCGCGTTCAACCCGCCGTTGTAGGTGCCGGGTTTGAAGAGCAGCGCGTACCGGTCGGTGCCGAACTGGTTGGTCTCCTGCTTGGCGAAGACCGCGTCCACCTTCGACTGGATGTCCGTCATCGACGGGTCGAAGACCAGCACGTTCGGCCCGAGGTCGCCGCCGCCCTGGACCGGCGGTACCCCGCCGTCGGTGGTGTGCACCGCGAACTCCCAGAGGGAGTAGCCGTAGGCGGTGCCCCGGGCGGTGCCGTTCATCCGGACGTAGCGGCCGGTGCCGTTGACGTTGAGGGTCTCGGTGCCGCCGGTGCCGGTGGTGGTGGAGTAGATCGTGGTCCAGGTGGCGCCGTCGGAGGAGGTCTGGATCTGGTAGGACTTCCCGTATGCCGCCTCCCAGTTGAGCACCACCTGGCAGAGCTGGCGGCTGCTGCCGAGGTCCACCTGGAGCCACTGCGGGTCGCCGAAGGCGGAGGACCAGCGGGTGGCGGTGTCGCCGTCCACGGCCGCGCTCGCCGGGGTGTTGGCGTTCTCGGCGGAGGAGGCGGTGGCCGCCTTGCCCTGGGCGGCGTTCGCGGTGCCGCAGGTGGCGGCGGCCGGGGTGCCGTAGACCTGGAACTCCCAGAGGGAGTAGCCGTAGGCGGTGCCCCGGGCGGTGCCGTTCATCCGGACGTAGCGGCCGGTGCCGTTGACGTTGAGGGTCTCGGTGCCGCCGGTGCCGGTGGTGGTGGAGTAGATCGTGGTCCAGGTGGCGCCGTCCGGGGAGGTCTGGATCTGGTACGACTTCCCGTACGCCGCCTCCCAGTTGAGCACCACCTTGTCGATCGCGGCGCTCGCACCGAGGTCCACCTGGAGCCACTGGGCGTCGCTGAAGGTGGAGGACCAGCGGGTGCCGGTGTCGCCGTCCACGGCCTCGGCCGCCGCCGTGGTGGCGTTCTCGGCGGAGGAGGCGGTGGCCGCCTTGCCCTGGGAGAGCAGGGCGTCGGTGGCGGCCTGGGCGCTGACCTGGGGCAGCGTCAGGCCGCCGAGCGAGAGGGCGGCCACGCCGAGCAGGGTGGCCAGGGTGGAGCGGGGGCGTGCTGAAGTGAGCCTCACGGGCTGCTCCTGCGGGTGGGGGTGGTGGGGGACGGGGCACGGGCCGAGGGGCCGGCGGAGGGTTCCCCGTCCGGAGTCTCCGGGCTGGCGCGGGGGAGCGTCAACCCTTCGGTACCGACTTTCTTCACACCGTGAACTCGCCCGCGCGGCGCAGGGATCAGCGCGGGCGGGGGTCGCCGCCGGAGTCGAGGAAGTGGGAGAGGGGGAGGGTGGCGGCGCCGACGGTGACCGCGTCGGGGCCGAGGGTGCCGAGGGTGATGGTGGTCTGGGCGTGCGGGAAGTGCAGGGCGTAGTCGGCGGCGGCGCGGCGGATGCCGGGCAGCAGGCGGGGCCCGAGCAGCAGGCCGGCCCAGCCGCCGATCACGATCCGCTCGGGGTTGAAGAGGTTGACCAGGTCGGCGATGGCGGAGCCGAAGTACTCGGCGGCCTCGTCCAGCAGCTCGCCGGTGGCCGGGTCGCCCGCCTCGGCGGCGGCGAGCAGGGCGGCCAGGCCCGCCTTCTCGCTGGCCCCGGCGGGGGCGCGGCCCCAGCGCTCCAGCAGGGCCTCGGCGCCGACGTAGGCCTCCAGGCAGCCGCGCGAGCCGCAGCGGCAGCGCCGCCCGCCCACGTGCACCCGGGTGTGGCCCCACTCGCCCGCGCTGCTGGTGGCGCCCCGGAAGCGGGCGCCGTCCACGATCACGCAGGCCCCCACGCCGGAGCCGAAGAGCGCGATCACGGCGTGCCGGGCGCCGCGCCCGGCGCCGTACCACATCTCGGCCTGCCCGAGCGTCTTGGCGCCGTTGTCCACGTAGAGCGGCAGCGCGGTGCCGGCCCGGAGCAGCTTGCCGAGCGGCACGGCGT from Kitasatospora sp. MMS16-BH015 encodes:
- a CDS encoding discoidin domain-containing protein; this encodes MRLTSARPRSTLATLLGVAALSLGGLTLPQVSAQAATDALLSQGKAATASSAENATTAAAEAVDGDTGTRWSSTFSDAQWLQVDLGASAAIDKVVLNWEAAYGKSYQIQTSPDGATWTTIYSTTTGTGGTETLNVNGTGRYVRMNGTARGTAYGYSLWEFQVYGTPAAATCGTANAAQGKAATASSAENANTPASAAVDGDTATRWSSAFGDPQWLQVDLGSSRQLCQVVLNWEAAYGKSYQIQTSSDGATWTTIYSTTTGTGGTETLNVNGTGRYVRMNGTARGTAYGYSLWEFAVHTTDGGVPPVQGGGDLGPNVLVFDPSMTDIQSKVDAVFAKQETNQFGTDRYALLFKPGTYNGGLNAQIGFYTSVAGLGLNPDDTLINGDLTVDAGWFNGNATQNFWRSAENLALNPVSGTDRWAVAQAAPLRRMHIKGGLNLAPNGYGWASGGYIADSKVDGQVGNYSQQQWYTRDSAIGGFSNGVWNQTFSGVQGAPAQSFPNPPYTTLPSTPVSREKPYLYLDPAGNYRVFVPAKRTDAVGTSWANGATPGSSLPLSQFYVVKPGATAATINAALAQGLNLLFTPGVYHVDQTIDVTRPDTVVLGLGLATIVPDNGVTALRTEDVDGVRLAGLLIDAGPVKSPVLLQLGPAGSTADHAADPTSMQDVFVRVGGAGAGVAGTAVEVNANSTIVDHTWIWRADHGTGVGWTVNPADYGMVVHGNDVLATGLFVEHFEKYDVEWSGERGRTIFFQNEIAYDAPNQAAEQNGATKGWAAYKVDDTVRTHEGWGLGSYCYFNVDPTIHVDHGFEAPNTAGVKFHDLLVVSLGGNGQYDHVINSTGGATSGTSTTPSTVVSYP
- a CDS encoding ROK family protein, translating into MTAPGKQTVRDLRRGSRAILLRRVYFDGPISRQELGPATGLSAGSISNVTAELLADGLLEECGSVESEGGRPRILLRVPPGAAHLIGVDVGETQVRVALFDLALTELAASDHPLTDCGHDVAHVVELVLGGVAEVLHRTGADPASVLGVGVGVPGIVEQGAPVDDGLGITVHSQTIGWDAVPLGKLLRAGTALPLYVDNGAKTLGQAEMWYGAGRGARHAVIALFGSGVGACVIVDGARFRGATSSAGEWGHTRVHVGGRRCRCGSRGCLEAYVGAEALLERWGRAPAGASEKAGLAALLAAAEAGDPATGELLDEAAEYFGSAIADLVNLFNPERIVIGGWAGLLLGPRLLPGIRRAAADYALHFPHAQTTITLGTLGPDAVTVGAATLPLSHFLDSGGDPRPR